In the genome of Pelobacter seleniigenes DSM 18267, one region contains:
- a CDS encoding M23 family metallopeptidase has product MFISFQKPGPSVRKAITALACALLLSTTIVSPAFATARLTGQATQGGLLIGQVSPGSRLWLDQRPLQVTRDGSFIIGFGRDAQLRHQLKIITGDGSEQHQEILLTSRQYQVEHVDGISPQLMHPSAEDLQRIAHERELIVTARQQTGSQSNFLETFRWPVTGRISGIYGSRRIYNGEPRRPHYGVDIAVPAGTPVRAPAGGIVRLAHPGMFFSGRTLIIDHGLGLFSSFLHLQKILVKPGDRIEQGQPIATVGASGRVTGPHLDWRINWFEQHLDPALLVPPMPTK; this is encoded by the coding sequence TTGTTTATTTCATTCCAGAAACCAGGCCCGAGCGTGCGGAAGGCCATCACCGCCTTGGCTTGTGCCCTGCTGCTCAGCACGACCATCGTTTCGCCAGCATTTGCCACGGCCCGGCTGACCGGCCAGGCGACACAAGGCGGGTTGTTGATCGGTCAGGTCAGCCCCGGCAGCCGGCTCTGGCTGGACCAACGACCGCTCCAGGTCACCCGGGACGGCAGCTTCATCATCGGCTTCGGTCGCGACGCACAACTGCGACACCAGCTGAAAATTATTACCGGAGATGGCTCTGAACAACACCAGGAAATTTTATTGACCTCCAGGCAATACCAGGTTGAGCACGTCGACGGCATCAGTCCACAGCTGATGCACCCCAGCGCGGAAGACCTGCAACGGATCGCCCACGAAAGAGAGCTGATTGTCACAGCTCGACAACAGACCGGCAGCCAGAGCAATTTTCTGGAGACCTTCCGCTGGCCGGTCACCGGGCGGATCAGCGGGATATACGGCAGTCGCCGGATTTACAACGGCGAGCCGCGCCGGCCTCACTACGGGGTGGATATTGCCGTTCCGGCAGGAACGCCGGTCCGGGCACCGGCCGGGGGGATCGTTCGCCTGGCCCATCCGGGCATGTTCTTTTCCGGGCGGACCCTGATCATCGATCACGGGCTGGGACTGTTTTCCAGCTTTCTCCACCTACAGAAAATTCTCGTCAAGCCGGGTGACCGGATCGAGCAGGGGCAGCCCATCGCCACCGTTGGCGCCAGCGGCCGGGTGACCGGACCGCACCTGGACTGGCGCATCAACTGGTTCGAACAGCATCTCGACCCGGCCCTGCTGGTCCCCCCCATGCCCACGAAGTAA
- a CDS encoding YitT family protein encodes MTEAKIKFAYTVFWNSGLIILGSLIQAIALKSISTPHGFVPGGIFGVGSLLYYITGWLNPGLFYLFLNIPLFILGYIFISRRFLWYSALAMGVISLFYQLVHFEIQIGNQLYAALVFGVLLGTGAGMVLRSLGSNGGLDVIAIILNQKYNLGVGKIYFMFNVLLFSISFISLDNDLVIASMISVFVCSISVDYVLSMFNQRKLTFIISGKPQDVADEVMAKLKIGTTMLPAIGAYHKQNRTVLMVVINNIQLKRLEEIVFTQDEHALFIVENTFSVLGSTFSRRKLY; translated from the coding sequence ATGACTGAAGCAAAAATCAAATTCGCCTACACGGTTTTCTGGAACAGCGGACTGATCATTCTCGGTTCCCTGATTCAGGCGATTGCGTTGAAAAGTATTTCGACCCCCCACGGTTTTGTCCCTGGTGGTATCTTCGGAGTCGGTTCACTGCTCTACTATATCACCGGCTGGCTCAATCCCGGGCTTTTTTATCTGTTCCTGAATATTCCGCTGTTTATCCTCGGCTATATTTTCATCTCTCGGCGCTTTCTCTGGTACAGCGCGTTGGCCATGGGGGTGATCTCGCTGTTCTACCAGCTGGTTCACTTTGAGATCCAGATCGGCAATCAGCTCTATGCCGCGCTGGTTTTTGGCGTACTGTTAGGCACCGGGGCCGGAATGGTGTTGCGCTCGTTGGGGTCTAATGGCGGGCTGGACGTTATCGCCATTATCCTCAATCAGAAATACAACCTCGGCGTCGGCAAGATTTATTTCATGTTTAACGTCCTGCTGTTTTCCATCAGTTTCATCAGCTTGGATAATGACCTGGTCATCGCATCGATGATTTCGGTGTTTGTCTGCTCAATCAGCGTCGATTATGTGCTGTCCATGTTCAACCAGCGCAAATTGACATTCATTATTTCCGGCAAGCCACAGGACGTTGCCGATGAGGTCATGGCCAAGCTGAAGATCGGCACCACCATGCTGCCCGCGATCGGCGCTTATCATAAACAAAACCGGACCGTATTGATGGTGGTGATCAATAATATTCAGCTCAAGCGGTTGGAAGAGATTGTTTTTACCCAGGATGAGCACGCTCTGTTCATTGTGGAAAACACTTTCAGCGTGCTGGGGTCGACCTTTTCGCGGCGCAAACTTTATTAA
- the uvrB gene encoding excinuclease ABC subunit UvrB — protein sequence MARFELNSEYQPRGDQPQAIDELTEGILRNDRHQVLLGVTGSGKTFTMANVVNRLQRPTLVLAHNKTLAAQLYGEFKELFPNNAVEYFVSYYDYYQPEAYVPSTDTFIEKDSSINEEIDKLRHSATRSLLSRRDVLIVASVSCIYGLGSPEAYYGMLVNLQTGMELDRNKFLHNLVEIQYERNDIDFHRGTFRVRGDSVEVFPAYEEKRALRIEFFGDEIDAISEIDPLRGQVIDRLERTAIFPASHYVATKPTLERAIKEIQDELQQRIAYFQERNMLLEAQRIEQRTLFDIEMIEEMGYCQGIENYSRFLDGRQPGDPPATLLSYLPDDALMFIDESHVSVSQVGAMYRGDRSRKETLVNFGFRLPSALDNRPLMFEEFVERQPQTVYVSATPADYELEKADGVFVEQVIRPTGLVDPPIEIRPATEQVDDLIDEIRITIEKKSRVLVTTLTKRMAEDLTGYLQELDIRVNYLHSDIDTVERMQIIRGLREGEFDVLVGINLLREGLDIPEVSLVAILDADKEGFLRSERSLIQTCGRAARNVDGRVIMYGDKITRSMQACLDETARRREKQLAYNEENGITPQSIKKSLRSILDDLSSKDYVDLPMVAEGQAEYLHPDELKKQIATVKEQMLEAAADLDFERAAELRDQMLVLEKRELLLRETTS from the coding sequence ATGGCCCGATTTGAACTGAATTCAGAATATCAGCCGCGCGGCGACCAGCCGCAGGCCATCGATGAGTTGACTGAAGGCATCCTGCGTAACGACCGGCACCAGGTTCTGCTCGGGGTAACCGGCTCCGGAAAGACCTTCACCATGGCCAACGTGGTCAACCGTCTGCAACGACCGACCTTGGTCCTGGCCCACAACAAAACCCTGGCGGCCCAGCTTTACGGGGAGTTCAAAGAACTGTTTCCCAACAATGCGGTCGAATACTTCGTCAGCTATTACGATTATTATCAACCCGAAGCCTACGTCCCCTCGACCGATACCTTTATCGAAAAGGACAGTTCCATCAACGAGGAGATTGACAAGCTACGCCACAGCGCCACCCGTTCACTGCTGTCTCGGCGGGACGTGCTGATTGTCGCTTCGGTCAGCTGCATTTACGGCCTCGGTTCACCGGAAGCCTATTACGGTATGCTCGTCAATCTGCAGACCGGTATGGAGCTGGATCGCAATAAATTCCTCCACAACCTGGTGGAAATTCAGTATGAGCGCAACGATATCGACTTTCACCGCGGCACTTTCCGGGTTCGTGGCGACAGTGTCGAGGTTTTCCCTGCCTACGAAGAAAAACGCGCTCTGCGGATCGAATTTTTCGGCGACGAGATCGATGCCATCAGCGAAATCGACCCGTTGCGCGGCCAGGTTATCGACCGCCTGGAGCGGACCGCGATCTTCCCGGCCAGTCACTACGTGGCCACCAAGCCGACCCTGGAGCGGGCGATCAAGGAGATCCAGGACGAACTGCAGCAGCGCATCGCCTATTTCCAGGAACGCAACATGCTGCTGGAAGCCCAGCGGATCGAACAGCGCACCCTATTCGATATCGAAATGATCGAGGAGATGGGCTACTGTCAGGGGATCGAAAACTATTCGCGCTTTCTGGACGGTCGCCAGCCCGGCGATCCGCCGGCGACCTTGCTCTCCTACCTGCCGGATGACGCATTGATGTTCATCGATGAAAGTCATGTCAGCGTCAGCCAGGTCGGCGCCATGTACCGCGGCGACCGTTCGCGCAAGGAAACCCTGGTCAATTTCGGCTTCCGCCTGCCTTCCGCCCTGGATAACCGGCCGTTGATGTTTGAAGAATTTGTCGAACGCCAACCGCAGACGGTCTATGTCTCGGCAACCCCGGCCGATTACGAGTTGGAAAAAGCTGACGGGGTCTTTGTCGAACAGGTGATCCGGCCGACCGGGCTGGTCGATCCGCCCATCGAAATCCGTCCGGCCACCGAGCAGGTCGATGATCTGATCGATGAAATCCGCATAACGATTGAAAAGAAATCCCGGGTCCTGGTGACGACCCTGACCAAACGGATGGCCGAGGATCTGACCGGTTATCTGCAGGAGCTTGATATCCGCGTCAACTACCTGCATTCAGACATCGACACAGTCGAACGGATGCAGATTATCCGCGGTTTGCGAGAGGGGGAATTTGACGTCCTGGTCGGCATCAACCTGCTGCGGGAAGGCCTCGACATCCCCGAAGTCTCTCTGGTCGCAATCCTTGATGCCGACAAGGAAGGGTTTCTGCGCAGTGAACGTTCCCTGATTCAGACCTGCGGCCGTGCCGCGCGTAACGTCGACGGGCGGGTCATCATGTACGGTGACAAGATCACCCGGTCCATGCAGGCCTGCCTTGATGAAACGGCTCGCCGCCGGGAAAAACAGCTGGCCTATAACGAGGAGAATGGGATCACTCCGCAGTCGATCAAAAAATCGCTGCGCTCCATTCTGGATGACCTGTCCAGCAAGGATTATGTCGACCTGCCCATGGTTGCCGAAGGGCAGGCGGAATACCTCCATCCTGATGAGTTAAAGAAACAGATCGCCACCGTTAAAGAGCAGATGCTTGAAGCAGCCGCCGATCTCGACTTTGAACGGGCAGCCGAACTGCGCGACCAGATGCTGGTGCTGGAAAAGAGAGAGCTGCTGCTTCGGGAAACCACCTCCTGA
- a CDS encoding omptin family outer membrane protease — translation MSCFCPFPDEAEGNNLMPTARMLLPILSVLLLISFPARADVDVSFGNGFLWGYSQYQIGGLVHEKSGSTKYHFPISELRFPLDAVMFKTTVRADVGKNWQFSISGETNLTEDTGKMEDSDWGYYTGSPADQLDIYSESDTDMEAWLFDAKVAYTFFTSSRQWPAAGPGTNPAEPFFSSAIGLGFKYQKYDFDVHDLDQWYPSTPHAPHDLVSGLVLTYMAEYQIPYLELSMKMRPATGLSCSLSLAYAPLLNFQDEDHHLLRSKVLKADHDWNGHGGFVQLAGTYWLPRNWFLQAEIEGQYLKSSGRANGYVDGEWAYSIEQKVQSEQYHALVQLGYSF, via the coding sequence ATGTCATGTTTTTGCCCGTTTCCAGACGAAGCCGAAGGGAATAACCTGATGCCGACCGCCAGAATGCTGCTGCCGATCCTGTCCGTTTTGCTGCTGATCTCTTTCCCGGCCCGGGCGGATGTGGATGTTTCTTTTGGCAACGGATTCTTGTGGGGCTACAGTCAGTACCAGATCGGCGGGCTCGTGCATGAGAAGAGCGGCAGCACAAAATACCATTTCCCGATCAGTGAACTGAGATTCCCCCTGGATGCCGTGATGTTCAAAACCACGGTCAGGGCAGATGTCGGTAAAAACTGGCAGTTCAGTATCAGCGGCGAAACCAACCTCACTGAAGATACCGGCAAGATGGAGGATTCGGACTGGGGTTACTATACCGGCTCGCCTGCCGATCAGCTGGATATCTATTCGGAGAGCGATACCGATATGGAGGCCTGGCTGTTTGACGCCAAAGTTGCCTACACTTTTTTTACCAGCTCAAGACAATGGCCGGCTGCAGGGCCGGGAACGAATCCGGCCGAGCCGTTTTTCTCCTCGGCGATCGGGCTCGGCTTTAAATACCAGAAGTACGATTTCGACGTCCATGATCTCGATCAATGGTACCCTTCGACCCCTCATGCGCCCCATGACCTGGTCTCCGGACTGGTGTTGACCTATATGGCCGAGTACCAGATCCCTTATCTGGAGTTGAGCATGAAAATGCGCCCGGCCACCGGGCTGTCCTGCTCCCTCAGCCTGGCTTATGCGCCGCTGCTTAATTTTCAGGATGAGGATCATCACCTGCTGCGTTCCAAGGTCCTGAAGGCGGATCATGACTGGAACGGTCATGGTGGCTTTGTCCAGTTGGCCGGAACCTATTGGCTCCCCCGGAACTGGTTCTTGCAGGCGGAGATCGAAGGCCAGTATCTCAAATCGAGCGGCCGGGCAAACGGTTATGTGGATGGCGAATGGGCCTATTCCATCGAGCAGAAAGTCCAGAGCGAGCAGTATCATGCCCTGGTTCAACTGGGCTATTCCTTCTGA
- a CDS encoding GFA family protein, translating into MDAKKTYQGSCHCGQVTFEVKADLATAVRCNCSLCKRKGFPMVMTEEFKVTGGEEFLTRYQFNTMTANHYFCKVCGVYTHHNPRSNPAATRVNAGCLEGVDPLSMEVGFVDGAALS; encoded by the coding sequence ATGGATGCTAAAAAAACCTACCAGGGTTCCTGCCATTGCGGCCAAGTGACGTTTGAAGTGAAGGCCGATCTGGCCACGGCAGTGCGCTGTAACTGCAGTCTGTGCAAACGGAAGGGATTTCCCATGGTGATGACCGAAGAGTTTAAAGTCACCGGCGGGGAAGAGTTCCTGACCCGCTATCAGTTCAATACCATGACAGCCAACCATTATTTCTGCAAAGTCTGTGGCGTGTATACTCATCACAATCCGCGGTCCAATCCAGCGGCGACCCGGGTCAACGCTGGCTGCCTGGAAGGGGTCGACCCACTGAGCATGGAGGTGGGATTCGTTGATGGTGCTGCGTTGTCCTGA
- a CDS encoding potassium channel family protein: protein MRIVFIGAGELTVEAATLLIGRGHEVIIIESDEERIKELSDSLDCSFLHGDGSKPNILDEAGPEHADFLFCLTENDQYNIIAALVGRSLGYGQVVVQIRDTDYLNICQELGLEHSITPSRTISRYLADMVSGVDILELSSLIKCEARFMMISVDKQTRGRVEELELPAEARVIGIYRAGQFMHADPETTLKINDEALILTHSKHLPELTERFQAEASEGHDLEEKK from the coding sequence ATGAGAATTGTGTTTATCGGTGCCGGAGAGTTGACCGTGGAAGCCGCGACTTTATTAATTGGTCGTGGTCATGAAGTTATTATTATCGAATCCGATGAAGAGCGGATCAAGGAGCTGAGTGATTCTCTCGATTGCAGTTTCCTGCATGGCGACGGCAGTAAGCCGAATATCCTTGATGAGGCCGGACCTGAGCACGCCGATTTTCTGTTCTGCCTGACCGAGAACGATCAGTACAATATTATTGCCGCCCTGGTTGGTCGTTCGCTGGGTTATGGTCAGGTGGTGGTGCAGATCAGGGATACCGACTATCTCAATATCTGCCAGGAACTCGGCCTGGAGCATAGTATTACCCCTTCCAGAACCATTAGTCGCTATCTTGCCGACATGGTTTCAGGGGTCGATATCCTGGAGTTGTCTTCGCTTATCAAATGCGAAGCCCGCTTTATGATGATCAGCGTCGATAAGCAGACCAGGGGCCGGGTCGAAGAACTGGAACTCCCCGCAGAAGCACGGGTGATCGGCATTTATCGCGCTGGCCAATTCATGCACGCAGACCCGGAAACCACCTTGAAAATCAATGATGAGGCTTTGATCCTGACCCACAGCAAACATTTGCCGGAATTGACGGAACGATTCCAGGCTGAAGCCTCAGAAGGGCATGACTTGGAAGAGAAAAAATAG
- a CDS encoding TrkH family potassium uptake protein: MSGPKYELFFAVRLRLLGHFLGLFLLVTATLTLVPFLVALVVGEYHIAFSYGVLTGVLLTTGILMQKMRYQGQMQLNEAMVLVALIFILLPVIMTAPLVAQGISFADALFETISAATTTGLSTLGAIEQYPATFRFARAWMQWYGGLGIVVFSLALIVRPGMAALRLSSLEEPDDLVGGTRAHARRVLKVYGALTAAGLILWLILGGEPFPGLLYIMSAVSTGGFAPTTGSLADLDHLRLAWVVTLGSLAGAIPLALYQQSLRKGWRALLQNLEMQTLLAAGVISSLVLGLSMLGQGMPIDFAARHAPLMAFSAQTTSGFSSMDVAALSTGGKFILILTMSLGGSIGSTAGGFKLLRLLILVGVIFHAVKRMTVSRHVVTEQRLGGERLGLPEIQDALMIILLFIITVLLSWIPFLLYGYSPLDSLFEVVSATGTVGLSSGITSSSMPDFLKGILCLDMLLGRLEFVAWLVFFYYRTWFGRKREQ; this comes from the coding sequence ATGAGCGGTCCGAAATACGAACTGTTCTTTGCGGTTCGGCTGCGGCTGCTGGGGCATTTTCTTGGCCTCTTCCTGCTGGTCACTGCCACCCTCACCCTGGTGCCCTTTCTGGTTGCCCTGGTTGTTGGCGAATACCATATCGCTTTTAGCTATGGTGTCCTGACCGGGGTATTGCTGACAACCGGAATCTTGATGCAGAAGATGCGTTATCAAGGGCAAATGCAGCTGAACGAGGCCATGGTTCTGGTGGCATTGATATTCATTCTCCTGCCTGTGATCATGACCGCGCCCCTGGTTGCCCAGGGAATATCCTTTGCCGACGCGCTGTTTGAAACCATCTCGGCGGCGACAACAACCGGCTTAAGCACCCTGGGCGCGATCGAGCAGTACCCGGCCACCTTCCGTTTTGCGCGGGCCTGGATGCAGTGGTATGGCGGATTGGGAATCGTTGTTTTCTCGCTGGCCCTGATCGTACGGCCGGGAATGGCGGCTTTACGGCTGTCCAGCCTGGAAGAGCCAGACGATCTGGTCGGCGGCACACGTGCTCATGCCCGCCGCGTCCTCAAGGTTTATGGAGCGTTGACGGCAGCCGGGCTCATTCTTTGGCTCATTCTCGGTGGTGAGCCGTTTCCCGGGCTCCTGTATATCATGTCGGCGGTTTCAACCGGTGGTTTTGCCCCGACAACAGGCAGTCTGGCCGATTTGGATCACCTCCGCCTGGCCTGGGTGGTGACCCTGGGCAGCCTTGCCGGCGCCATCCCGCTGGCCCTGTATCAGCAGTCCTTGCGAAAAGGCTGGCGGGCCCTGCTGCAAAATTTGGAGATGCAGACATTGCTTGCGGCAGGGGTAATATCTTCCCTGGTGTTGGGACTCTCCATGCTGGGGCAGGGGATGCCCATCGATTTCGCGGCACGGCATGCTCCCTTGATGGCTTTTTCCGCACAAACCACGTCCGGGTTTTCCAGCATGGATGTCGCTGCGTTGAGCACAGGGGGGAAGTTCATCCTGATTTTGACGATGTCACTCGGCGGCAGCATCGGCTCAACGGCAGGGGGCTTCAAACTATTGCGGCTGCTGATTCTGGTCGGTGTGATCTTTCATGCCGTTAAACGGATGACTGTTTCTCGCCATGTCGTGACGGAACAGCGCCTTGGTGGCGAGCGTCTTGGCCTGCCTGAAATTCAGGATGCCCTGATGATTATTCTCCTTTTTATCATCACCGTCCTTCTGTCCTGGATACCGTTTCTGTTGTATGGATATTCTCCCCTGGATTCACTGTTTGAAGTCGTCTCTGCAACCGGTACGGTCGGCCTGTCGAGTGGCATCACCAGCAGCTCGATGCCGGATTTTTTGAAGGGAATTCTTTGCCTCGATATGCTGCTGGGGCGCTTGGAGTTTGTCGCTTGGCTGGTCTTTTTCTATTACCGGACCTGGTTCGGAAGAAAGCGAGAACAATAA